The following coding sequences lie in one Vitis vinifera cultivar Pinot Noir 40024 chromosome 19, ASM3070453v1 genomic window:
- the LOC100259465 gene encoding cold-responsive protein kinase 1, whose translation MPWFSCFGRRASSPAGETDKVDEEVSGIHNVRLYMYKELKNATDDFSPANKIGEGGFGSVYKGRLKDGTIAAIKVLAAESKQGVREFLTEINVISNIEHEYLVKLYGCCVEANHRILVYNFLENNSLAQTLLGGGYSGMQFSWRTRSRICIGVARGLAFLHEEVRPYIVHRDIKASNILLDGNLNPKIADFGLAKLIPSNMTHVSTRVAGTIGYLAPEYAIRGQLTRKADIYSFGVLLVEIVCGRCNTNTRLPIGEQYLLERTWELYERKELVGLVDESLNGAFDAEEACRFLKIGLLCTQDTPKLRPSMSSVVKMLIGEMDVDSRAITKPGLISDFMDLKIRSEPKPVPDAKNVSDNLSSGSDIQDSSTMSSGITFTAVYDRSI comes from the exons ATGCCCTGGTTCTCTTGCTTTGGTAGGAGGGCCAGTTCACCAGCTGGTGAAACTGATAAAGTTGATGAAG AGGTTTCTGGTATACACAATGTTCGGCTTTACATGTACAAAGAATTAAAGAATGCTACTGACGATTTTAGTCCAGCCAATAAAATTGGGGAGGGTGGTTTTGGTTCTGTCTATAAG GGAAGGCTTAAAGATGGAACGATTGCTGCTATAAAGGTTCTTGCAGCTGAATCTAAACAAGGGGTGCGGGAGTTCCTGACAGAGATTAATGTAATCTCAAATATAGAGCATGAATACTTAGTTAAGCTTTATGGCTGTTGTGTGGAAGCAAATCATAGAATTTTGGTCTACAACTTCCTCGAGAATAATAGCCTAGCACAAACTCTTCTTG GTGGAGGGTACAGTGGCATGCAGTTTAGTTGGCGAACACGATCTAGAATTTGTATTGGGGTTGCACGTGGGCTTGCCTTTCTTCATGAGGAAGTGCGACCATATATTGTTCACAGGGATATCAAAGCAAGTAATATCCTCCTTGATGGAAATCTAAATCCCAAGATTGCAGATTTTGGTCTTGCAAAGCTTATCCCGTCCAATATGACTCATGTTAGCACACGTGTGGCAGGAACAAT aGGTTATTTGGCACCGGAGTATGCTATAAGAGGGCAGTTGACACGGAAAGCTGATATTTACAGTTTTGGTGTTCTCCTTGTGGAAATAGTCTGTGGGAGATGCAACACAAATACACGATTACCTATTGGAGAACAATATCTTCTTGAAAGG ACCTGGGAACTTTATGAGCGAAAGGAGCTGGTAGGGCTGGTAGATGAGTCATTGAATGGGGCTTTTGATGCAGAGGAAGCCTGCAGATTCCTAAAGATTGGTCTTCTCTGTACCCAGGACACTCCAAAGCTCCGGCCATCCATGTCAAGTGTAGTGAAGATGCTAATTGGTGAAATGGATGTTGATTCCAGAGCGATTACGAAGCCTGGCCTAATCTCTGATTTCATGGACCTCAAAATCAGAAGTGAACCCAAACCTGTCCCTGATGCGAAGAACGTATCTGATAATTTATCATCTGGCTCGGATATCCAAGACAGTTCAACTATGTCATCAGGAATCACCTTCACTGCAGTATATGACCGGAGCATTTGA